The following nucleotide sequence is from Hevea brasiliensis isolate MT/VB/25A 57/8 chromosome 7, ASM3005281v1, whole genome shotgun sequence.
GACATTCAGGAGAGTGAAAGGGAAGATTCTGTTCTGATCATTATTGTTAAGTTTTGAGTTTAGTAATTATGCAGGATATCAATTTAGATTCTTGGCTTTGACTAGAACGAGAATTCTTCATATTCTAGtttgttgtttcttattttgtgcatggttttttttttttttctggctaCTTTTGTGGTTCTTCTCATTTGTTGGTTTATTTACCTGGTTTTTAGCAGTATTACATTGCATTGCAGTGCTCTTGTGTCTTCTAGTATTCTGCATAGGCGCTGAGGTCCGACTTTTTCCCTTATTTAGGCATCTTCTATATCTTGCAGGCCTTTTACTCTTGTACAACTTTGATGGTCCATGTTATTTTGTAATCTTACTGTGTAGGCCTTTTTTTCTTGTTATTCAGGTGGTATCTTGCAGTGTCCTCAacccatggactttgttgtgtagtttttttttttttttttttttttttgttagtttTCAGGTATTCTATTAACAAATTTTATTgcctataaaaaaaattttgaacttaAATTTAGTGTATTTTaaccataaaaattttaaaacaattcaacattaatttttaaattagttttttcgataatatttaaaataatatttttaaaaaaaatcttccCAATCCCTGATACCAAAGTGAGTCATAATGTCAATAACTAGTGTTTGTTGAGTGTAAAACCCATGATTGCTTTTCTTGTGCAAGAAAACATAGGTGCGTGTCTCAATCTCCCACATAGCATCATCATTAATAGGAACTAAGGCTTCATTTGCAGGCCAGACAAGAACGTGTTTCCTATTACTAGTATAGAACCAATGGGCATTAATTGGCAACACATTCTTATTAAAAGAAAAACAATTCATTCAGCCATATATTGATCAGTCTAATGTCATTAACATGAAGATAAGGTCCACATAAATGTTTTCCAAAATTAGTGTGGCCTTATCACTATATATAGTTGAGTCATATCTTCTCCCTTTAACAAGTTATTAGCCATCTTTTTGTCTATAACTTACATAGTCTTTGTTTTTCGCTAAATTCTCACTATTTCTatgaccaatttttttttttttcttcttttatccaTATAGGTGTAATCTTATCCATTCATCATGCATTTTTTTAAAGATGCCTAGGGTTTGGGAATCAAAATTTGCAATCCACATAAAAATGAAGTGGACATTGTTTGTGTAACTAAtcacttttatttcttttttatttaaaaaaatattaaagaaaaataacatTTGCAAATTTGGAATTTCCAACTTATACCATAAGGTTTACTTcttgattttaattattattgtttgaCAAAATCTAGCTTGGAAAGCCACAATTCTAGCGTGTTCTATATAAACCTTTATAAAATAaagtttttgctagctagctagctaTAGCTTTCAATCAAAAggcaagatatatatatatatatatatatatatatatatatatatatatatatatatatatatatatatatcataaatcATAAAAGGTGGGTCCATATTTGTATGAGTAAGAGAACACATATTTCGGTTGTATCATAGAATTTGTCTGAAAGGCAAATTAATTTACTTAATTAATGGCATTTCCAACTAAAACACCTCAATGATAAGGAAGTAGCTAGATAGAGGGAAAATTTACACTAGCTTGTTGCCTAATTACTATCTACATATGCTAAAATTAGGCTAGTTAATTACATATACTGATTAAACCATTCCATACCATGAATGTAATTGGTTTCTGGCATGTAAAAAATATCTCCATATCCTTCCATCCCAAATTCTCCGAGAAACGGTGCGTCCATGGCTTCCATAGACAGAGTTGGACTACAACTATTACTCGAAACTCCATCAACACGCTCTGTTAGTCGTTGAATCTCTTTCTCTGCTTCTGAAAGCTTCTCTTTAAGCTTCAAAACCTGCGCAGAGAAAGAATCCAAAAATTTTGTTTCTTATGAGAGATTCTTCAGGACTAGAAGTGCTGGTTTTTTCGTTTATGCAAATTTCGTACATGGCGTGCGGGACTCCACGTGGGAACAAGTGCTACCCTAGTGGGCTTTGAGAGGCCCAAGAACAACCGACCTTAAAGAACAACAACCGACCTTAAAGAACATTGTACGGAATAAAAACACCATAGTTGATTGGATTTGGACTTTGTATTCTGTATTGTGTTATAGTTAAGTTCCCTCTGTTGTGTAGGAAGTGGCAGTATTCTGTTCCTAGTCAATGTTGATCACTTTTATGCAAGGTTTTTTTATTGCTTAGACCCAACAaggtggcaagctttcttcaagcCCAAAGCTCGTGAgacttaaaaaaaatcaaatcccataggaaataaaaaaaaattcaaaagtctTTTTCTAGTAAAAAAGATTGAAAGGCATTACTTTAGTTTTGGCTGCAAGGAAAGATGGGGTCATAAATCACGGAATTAGGCAGCAATATCCTTATTAGCTATTATTTTAGAGACATGAAATAGTTACGTGTTGTTTACTGTTTTAGCTTAGTAAGAAAGTAACTAAAACAAGCATGGCAACTAGAGTATAGCCTGTACCATTAAGTCATTAATTCCCTGATTGGTTTCCAAGAAACAGaaggaaaatttaatttaaagaagaagaaaatttgaaCCCATATTTGCTGCCATAAAACTTGATTGTGTAAATTTGATTCCTTAAATACTTTCCAAGTCTAAAGAGTAGTAAAATATTGGACTTGATCAAGCAACTTGTACTCAACTCTCTTGGAAACCAAAAACAATACCAAGTAAAATATCACAAAGAAATAGAGAGAGAAAGATGAACCTCAGATTCAAGGTGACATTTCTCAACAACAATATTCTCATGGGCTGTCTTCAACTTAGTGTACTCCTCCTCAAGTTTCTTGTTCTTCCAGCGAGCCCTTCGGTTTTGAAACCAAACAGCAACTTGACGGGGATCAAGTCCAAGTTCTGAAGCAAGCCTGTCTTTTCTCTCAGACTCCAGCTTATGTTCGTTACCAAAATTCATCTCAAGAAGATTAACCTGGTCAGCACTGAGCTTCCTCTTCTTGGCAGCAGTAACTCCGTTTTCTCCTCCTTTGTTCTTCTTTCGCCTGCGTCGTGGTTTTGGCTCACCTAAAGAAGACGATCAGAAAGTTGATATTAGAGAAGACAAACACATATATATGCAAGAATgcgttttttccttttttttctttcttttgtgTATGCCCGGTTTCAGTGTTGAGCACAAACCTTGTTGTGGAACCATTTGTGTGTATACGCCAGGGTACAATTGGGAGAGGAGTACCAAGTGATCTTGATCAACCTTATTGTCATTCATGGCGGTTGTCATCTTTTGGTTTCTCactctcttttctttttattttcttttcttatgttttcCCCTTCTCTCTCTATATGAGTAGTGTTCTATGTTTAGGGAGTGGACAAGTTGGACGAAACATGGGAAGTTTATTATATAAGAAAGGGGAGGGGGGGGTTGGGGTGGGGGGGTGGGTTTGGTGTGGGGTGAGGGGGCAGGGTGCACTGGGGTTGGTGTTCGTCACAAAACTTTTTTCAAGCTTAGATGCCAAAAATAGACTTGGTTTTCGAAGTTAATATCAACAACATTGCCATTCACGAATATATGATATTGATTTAAGACAAACATAGCGTCAGCGTCCTTAATCGAAAATATTAAACTTTTTTCAAGCTTAGATGTCAAAAAAAGACTTAGTTTTCAATGTTAATATCAACATTGCCAttcataaatatataatattgattTAAGATAAACAGAGCGTCAGCGTCCTTAATTggaaatatatataaaagtaatgATCTCCCTCTCACAGAAAATTAAGTCATTCTTGTAATATAAAGAGTGGGTCTCATATGATTATGAAATATAGTATATGTGCACCGCATGCACTTAATAATCCCTCCCTTAATTGTCCTATTATCCACCTTTCTGCTGGTTGAAATAATTCACTCAAAACCAAGAGAAGAAACTACAGGACATGCCCAAACAAACTCCCTGCCTTCCCTACACATTTAACAGAAGCAAAGACGGATATGGCAACATTGCCCATCTTCCAAGATGATAATGAAATGCTCATTTAGTAGGATAATGTGCAACCACATGATTAACATATTGAACTTTTACTAAGCACATTAAGCAAAAATCAATTTGACCAAGataaatatgaaattaaataGTTAAGGGTGAAATTAGGAGCGTGAAAATTCAACACTTAATTGATAGAAGTATAGTTATGCTTTTTTCATACTTGATTTTAAATTAATCGTATAGTATCTTCATCAGTATACGTGGATAAAATTAATTTACACGAGATTGAAAGGAGTATTTTAATAAAACTCTCCCATCAAAGATaacttcaaaatttaaatttaaaaccttGCCGATAAAATTTCGCTGGAATCAATTTCACACCCCTAATTCAACTGTTTGTTGGTCATATTTTATCAACAGTAGATAGAGAATTAGGGATGGTTTAGGCTTTCCTTATTAGTTAATTAGTGAAGAAGCAAAGGTCATTCTCGACAGTAAAGAAACGAATCACCCACAATTAATGTTGTAATTTCATATGGTTGGGATCCCAAACCTGACCAGTGACCACCTCGAAATCAATAAACAATAGGTACGGTTGGCCTCTGGATTTGGACGTGTAAGTCACTTTTGTTGTCCAATTGGGTGGAATTCTATTCTCCTATTCCTATTCCAAGGAGCCAAGCCGCACTCTTCTAGCTCTTGGCTTATAGCTATGGCTTTTAAACTATTGTTTCATGCGTGGCTCGAGATGGGTGAAAAATGTAAAAATGTCCACAGTTGCGTTTTCTAATTAAGAAATGATGAAACCTCAAGGAAGGACTCGTACCTCTTCTACACGATGCTTATAGAGAGAGTGATTAAAATACTAGAAGTGGTTGGAGCAATTTGAGTCCATTGGAGGTGTCGTCATTGTTGACGTCTATttaatcacttaaaacccttctttaattttgagacaaaataatTACTAtcatatctcttttattttatgcACTCCTCTTGCTTGCTTTTAGTTGATTAGGATAGATCATTAATTATTCATTGCAGTGAATATTTGCCTAGGTTTAAACCACACATTAAACTGTTACTAGATTAGCATCCAAAtatgaattaataatattatatgattaaatgactacttcaaaatacaaaatatatatatatatatcaagaaaAATTCTTATATAAACTTGATTTATTACGAATTTAAGATAAAATATGCATATAAATCTCACTATACATATTATATATTAAGTCAATAATAGATAAGTCTAgataatttttttcattattaaattctattaatttttggATAGGGTGGATAGGGTGGGGGGATTTCCTTTTTCTTCTGTGTAGCTATTAAGTCTCTTGAAGGATGAATGAATATATGAGAAGCTAGCTAGCTAGCGCAGAGTTGTTAGAAAAATTTCCTTGATTTTCGTCCAATCAGGAGACACAAATCACTTTCTCATCCACTGAGCCTAAGGGGCTCAGCTCCTTTCTTTTCGAACCCTTCTTCTGTTTTTACAGCTAAAATGCAACATTGTGACAATATGACCTAAATGGAATGGATAAAATGCGATGGAAAGATGTGGCATTCGGTTGACCAGCGTTCTAGGAATATTCAAGGACAGACAAGAAAAGCATGCCCACTTTGCCTGTCCTTCAAAAAGTTCTGGCAATGAAGCGAGCCATTGCATCTACAACTGAAACATAACAAATCTAAAgggaaaaaataatatatataatcaaGGATAAAAAGAAGCTTTTGATGGATCACTTGCAACCAATCGCTTCTGAGCCTCTTTTTGTTTCCCCTCTTTTCTAGATGCAAGGACAGGGGTTGGAAGTTAACCAAAATCGATTAGACATTAGTGGAGTTATGTTTCAACTCATATTCAAAGATATCTAGAAACAGACTGCAGCCACGAGTGGCATCATCTCTATCATTTTGCCTCGGAAGAGAAAGATAACTAAAATGCTGCTATGCTAACTTTCAAATCCTTAATGATTCTTTCACTAGATTGATTGAGTGGAATGTTTTTGTCttgtattattattgttatttgttTGCATGTTATAACCTTGTGGGTTCAAGAGTAAGGTTGCTCTTCATCCAATTTGTTGCTGCAGTCTCGTGCTGTATTTGTTGAATTTGAAATTAAGAACCTATCTTGTGAACATAAAAAGGGTGGTTAGTTGCCATCCGATAAAGAAGGATATAGTAAATTTGGTGGAGACTTACTATGAGAGATGACTTCAAACTTAGGTTTCTTGGTTAATGCTTTTGACTTTTCAAACTTTGATTAATCGTATCATCATGGTTAAtaactataaattaattaagatcaTCTTAACCTTAATGGgttttgttgattgaatatttttCACATGATTACAGTGTGGACACATGCAAAACAGTattttgaagaagaagagggtAAAAGAAAGGCCGAATGGCTAAAAGCTCACAAAGCCAATAAGTGAAGCTAAAAGAGCCAGACCAATGGGGTGACAAAGGACAAGTTGGCTAAGGGAAGGGCACATGGGTTGCAACCAACTCCTTTCAGGCGTGTCATTACCCCCATGAACTCAACTGGGACCACATATTCTATCCATCCACGTGTAACTTTGCAATACACAATCCATTGTTTATTGCACCTGGCCACCAATGGCCGATTTTCTCCTCTTCACGTTTTACTACTATTGGTATTCTCGTAGCCGCCATTATTTCACCTTGCATCCTTCAAACGCTTCATGGTAATTTTCTATTCCCACACAGGCTGACCACCATTGTACTGCACATAGTTCCCGACAAATTTTTATCTCAACTCGATTTATtacataatttaaaacttaatatgtataataagtaaaatttatatatttatattttaatattataagcgATTAAATTAAAACGTCAATTTTGGCGATTTCaaattaaatgaataattttTAATGGACATAAATTTATATCCATTAAAATCTATTTAATATACCTTgagaaattgtaattttaatggcAAATGTATTTACTAGCATGAATAAAATTGTATTTGTCATTAAAATTATAGTTTTTGATATGCTAGTAAGGCTAGAAGAAATATTGTAGGTCGAATAAAGTGATggaagttcaaaggagtaaagcaagtgaagttgaaaaatgagcttctcgagtccaaaACATGAAAGCTGGATGTGAAGGCCAATGGTAtgcggatacagatggcatcaaagattagagaagtagctagaaaagtacgttgagagtctagaggacatggaccaccctcaaaagagagctgGTGGTagaatgagaaagtacaaaaggAAGTGAAGAGAAATAGGGAGTGGTATAAGAAATtaactaagtgtgataataatgaggcgtataaacagtacaagatagcaaaaaaagaggcaaaaaaggcaattAGTCAACGCAAGCATTTAAAAAGTTAtaagagaaacttgaaactaaaaaaggggaaaaaaatatttatagatgagcaaggaagagaaaaaaaaatgtcaagatctcaatcaagttatgtgcattaaggataaagaaggaagggtattggtgaaagatgatgacattaaagaaagataaagatattattttgatgatctcttcaataatagtcaaagtgataatcgcgtgaatatagactacaaaGTAATAGAAAAGAacgtgaattatactagaagaatTAGATCTTCAGAAGTAAAAGAAGTacttaagagaataaaagtgggtaaagcctgtggacccgatggaataccaattgaagtatggaagtgtttgggagatatgagaatggcatgattaactaaattgtttaataagattctaaaatcaaaagaaatgcctgatgaatggaggaggagtattttagtacctatttttaaaaataagggagacatacagagttgctcaaactataggagaattaaactcatgagccatactatgaagttgtggaagAGAGTTGTGAAACATCAACTACGTTATGACACttttatctctcccaatcaatttggcttcatgcccgatcattcaactatggaagtgatctttctcattagaagcttgatggagaaatatagagatgtgaagaaaaatctacatatggtttttatcgatttagagaaggcttatgatagtgttccaagagatgtcttatggagagtgttagaacaaaagagggtatctattaggtacatacaagtattgaaagatatgtatgaatgagcaactactattgtgcacagagtga
It contains:
- the LOC110664267 gene encoding homeobox-leucine zipper protein ATHB-40; amino-acid sequence: MTTAMNDNKVDQDHLVLLSQLYPGVYTQMVPQQGEPKPRRRRKKNKGGENGVTAAKKRKLSADQVNLLEMNFGNEHKLESERKDRLASELGLDPRQVAVWFQNRRARWKNKKLEEEYTKLKTAHENIVVEKCHLESEVLKLKEKLSEAEKEIQRLTERVDGVSSNSCSPTLSMEAMDAPFLGEFGMEGYGDIFYMPETNYIHGMEWFNQYM